The following proteins are encoded in a genomic region of Rubidibacter lacunae KORDI 51-2:
- the urtA gene encoding urea ABC transporter substrate-binding protein produces the protein MAWRRLGRRKFLIYGSAAMGTSFLLKACGNGEQAAPGSESGTASGAPDAASGSGDTIKVGILHSLSGTMAISETTVVEAEKLAIKEINEAGGVLGKQIEAITEDGASDWPTFAEKATKLIDQDNVVTIFGCWTSASRKAVKDVFESKDHMLWYPVQYEGQECSKNIFYTGAAPNQQIEPAVSWLLENKGNQFFLVGSDYVFPRTANTIIKEQLNALGGETVGEDYLPLGNTEVTPIITKIKAALPDGGVIFNSLNGDSNVAFFKQMQGAGLTPDKYPVMSVSIAEEEVRQIGPEFLVGHYAAWNYFQTVESPVNEAWVKAFKDEYGQDRVTNDPMEAAYIMVYLWKQAVEQAGTADNLEAVRAAAVGQKFDAPEGLVTMNANHHISKTVRIGQVREDGLFDIVFATDGPVEPLPWNQFVPATKGFGCDWTDPAKGGKYQVEA, from the coding sequence ATGGCATGGCGAAGACTGGGTCGGCGGAAGTTTTTGATCTATGGTTCGGCAGCAATGGGAACGAGCTTCCTGCTCAAAGCTTGCGGAAACGGCGAGCAAGCTGCTCCTGGCAGCGAATCCGGCACCGCTTCAGGAGCACCCGATGCAGCTAGCGGTAGTGGCGACACGATCAAAGTTGGCATCCTGCACTCCTTGAGCGGCACGATGGCAATCAGCGAGACGACCGTCGTGGAAGCTGAAAAGCTTGCAATCAAGGAAATCAACGAAGCAGGGGGTGTCCTCGGCAAGCAGATCGAAGCCATTACCGAAGACGGTGCCTCGGACTGGCCGACGTTCGCTGAGAAGGCAACAAAGTTGATCGACCAGGATAACGTCGTCACGATCTTTGGTTGCTGGACCTCTGCTAGCCGCAAAGCTGTCAAGGACGTGTTCGAATCCAAAGACCACATGCTCTGGTATCCAGTGCAGTATGAGGGTCAGGAGTGTTCGAAAAATATTTTCTACACGGGTGCGGCACCCAATCAGCAAATCGAGCCTGCTGTGAGCTGGTTGCTGGAAAACAAGGGCAACCAATTCTTCTTGGTGGGTTCGGACTACGTTTTCCCCCGTACTGCTAACACCATCATCAAAGAGCAACTCAACGCTCTCGGTGGCGAGACGGTTGGTGAAGACTATTTGCCCTTGGGCAACACCGAGGTTACACCGATCATCACCAAGATCAAAGCCGCCCTGCCCGATGGTGGCGTCATCTTCAACAGCCTCAACGGCGACAGTAACGTGGCGTTCTTCAAGCAGATGCAAGGAGCGGGACTGACGCCCGACAAGTATCCCGTGATGTCGGTGAGCATCGCCGAAGAAGAAGTTCGTCAAATCGGACCGGAGTTCCTGGTAGGACACTACGCTGCGTGGAACTACTTCCAGACTGTCGAATCGCCGGTCAACGAAGCATGGGTGAAAGCATTTAAAGACGAGTACGGCCAAGATCGAGTGACCAACGACCCGATGGAAGCGGCGTACATCATGGTCTACCTCTGGAAGCAGGCGGTAGAGCAAGCCGGTACGGCCGACAACCTCGAAGCGGTGAGGGCGGCAGCCGTCGGACAGAAGTTCGATGCGCCCGAGGGGCTGGTGACGATGAATGCCAACCACCATATCTCCAAGACGGTTCGAATCGGGCAGGTGCGCGAGGATGGCTTGTTCGACATCGTCTTTGCAACCGACGGTCCGGTCGAACCACTGCCGTGGAACCAGTTCGTGCCGGCTACGAAGGGCTTTGGCTGCGACTGGACCGACCCGGCTAAGGGTGGGAAATACCAGGTCGAAGCCTAG
- a CDS encoding ABC transporter permease subunit, with protein MLPLFEGIFNGLSIGAVLLVAALGLAVVFGLMGVINLAHGEFMMLGAYVTFVVQNVCKPLGDPWYSAYIIIALPIAFIVTAAIGLALERGVIRFLYGRPLETLLATWGVSLILRQFVRSANGAIALGIAMFCLLLFGGLWVLQRQTALVQRRNWAIAILSVLSGAIAVGAGAIAAGGGETWARPWFSARNVDVTPPEWLRGGIPLGDFQLPSARLFIIALTIACLVGTYWFLNCSRWGLRIRAVTQNRNMSACLGIPTRTVDALTFALGSGLAGLAGVAISLLGSVGPNVGQNYIVDTFMVVVVGGVGKLVGTIVAALAIGTLNYLIGSGTLALLSSSIAALQPLTDFFTFFATTSMAKVMVFAAIVGFLQFRPSGIFPQKGRTVDA; from the coding sequence GTGCTACCGCTATTTGAAGGGATTTTCAACGGACTCAGTATCGGTGCGGTTTTGCTCGTGGCAGCGCTGGGTTTGGCTGTCGTGTTCGGGTTGATGGGCGTCATCAATCTCGCCCACGGCGAATTCATGATGCTGGGTGCGTATGTCACGTTCGTGGTTCAAAACGTCTGCAAGCCCCTGGGCGACCCGTGGTATTCCGCTTACATCATCATCGCGTTGCCGATCGCGTTTATCGTTACGGCAGCAATCGGGTTGGCGCTCGAACGCGGGGTGATTCGCTTTTTATACGGAAGACCGCTGGAAACGTTGCTAGCGACCTGGGGCGTGAGCTTGATTTTGCGTCAGTTCGTCCGCAGCGCCAATGGGGCGATCGCCCTCGGAATCGCGATGTTTTGCCTGCTATTGTTTGGCGGGCTGTGGGTGCTACAACGACAAACTGCCCTGGTGCAGCGACGCAACTGGGCGATCGCGATACTTTCGGTCCTCTCGGGCGCGATTGCCGTGGGTGCTGGGGCGATCGCAGCAGGGGGCGGCGAAACCTGGGCGCGACCGTGGTTTAGCGCGCGCAACGTAGATGTAACTCCGCCGGAGTGGCTGCGGGGCGGCATCCCTCTCGGCGATTTCCAATTGCCTTCCGCACGCCTGTTTATCATTGCGTTAACGATTGCTTGCTTGGTGGGAACCTATTGGTTTCTGAATTGCTCTCGCTGGGGCTTGCGCATTCGTGCGGTTACGCAGAATCGCAACATGAGTGCTTGTTTGGGGATCCCGACGCGTACGGTTGACGCCCTTACATTTGCGCTCGGGTCTGGGTTGGCTGGACTGGCCGGCGTTGCTATTAGTTTGCTCGGGTCTGTGGGTCCTAACGTCGGTCAAAACTATATCGTCGATACGTTCATGGTGGTGGTGGTCGGCGGTGTCGGCAAACTTGTCGGGACGATCGTGGCGGCTTTGGCGATCGGCACGCTCAACTATCTCATCGGCTCCGGCACCCTAGCGCTGCTGTCCTCCTCGATTGCCGCACTGCAACCGCTGACCGACTTCTTTACGTTTTTTGCCACGACCAGTATGGCGAAAGTAATGGTGTTTGCTGCAATCGTGGGGTTCTTACAGTTTCGGCCGTCGGGCATTTTCCCGCAGAAAGGGCGTACGGTTGATGCGTAG
- the urtC gene encoding urea ABC transporter permease subunit UrtC, translating to MLEGVTLKARARKRQQRQRLAIEAIAIAAIVLVLIFAMPALLSAFRLKLLGRFLALAIVALGIDLIWGYTGLLSLGHGIFFALGGYALTMHINLQLPEGEIPEFFTLYGVYELPGFWEPFRSFPIAAIAAFLVPAVVAGLLGYLVFRNRIRGVYFSILTQAALLVFFNFFNGQQKLINGTNGLKTDTDLIFGVAAGSDSAQFAFYVATVLFLTGTYLLCRWLTSGRFGQLLIALRDDESRVRFSGYNPTGYKVLVFAVSGAIAGIAGALYSVQSGIITPAAMEIPFSIEMVIWVAVGGRATLVGPILGAVAVNYAESLLSEQFPEIWSFFQGALFLIVVTVLPQGVVGWVRDTGWTELRSRITGSRRLIAYPEVDANPVVQKEREEVG from the coding sequence ATGTTAGAAGGAGTGACGCTGAAGGCACGAGCGCGAAAACGCCAGCAGCGCCAGAGACTGGCGATCGAGGCGATCGCGATCGCGGCAATTGTGTTGGTGCTGATTTTCGCGATGCCGGCTCTGCTGTCAGCATTCCGGCTGAAGTTGCTCGGACGTTTTCTGGCCTTAGCGATCGTGGCACTCGGGATCGATTTGATTTGGGGCTACACCGGATTGCTCAGCCTCGGTCACGGCATTTTCTTCGCCTTAGGAGGATATGCCTTAACCATGCATATCAACCTGCAGCTTCCAGAGGGCGAAATCCCCGAATTCTTTACGCTTTACGGTGTTTACGAGCTGCCTGGTTTCTGGGAACCCTTTCGATCGTTCCCAATTGCAGCGATCGCGGCCTTCCTGGTGCCAGCGGTCGTGGCCGGACTGCTCGGCTATCTCGTTTTCCGCAACCGCATTCGCGGCGTCTACTTTTCGATTTTGACCCAAGCAGCGCTGCTGGTCTTTTTCAACTTCTTCAACGGTCAGCAAAAGCTCATCAACGGCACGAACGGCCTCAAAACCGATACCGACCTAATCTTTGGAGTCGCTGCTGGTTCGGACTCGGCGCAGTTCGCGTTTTACGTGGCAACAGTGCTTTTTCTGACCGGTACTTACTTGCTCTGCCGGTGGTTGACTAGCGGTCGCTTTGGACAGCTGCTTATTGCCTTACGCGATGACGAAAGTCGCGTACGCTTTTCGGGCTACAACCCGACGGGGTACAAGGTATTGGTGTTTGCCGTGTCTGGGGCGATCGCGGGCATTGCCGGAGCGCTGTACTCGGTCCAGTCTGGGATCATTACGCCTGCAGCCATGGAAATCCCCTTCTCGATCGAGATGGTGATTTGGGTAGCTGTCGGCGGGCGCGCGACCCTGGTTGGTCCGATTCTCGGCGCAGTTGCGGTCAACTATGCCGAAAGTTTATTGAGCGAACAGTTTCCCGAAATTTGGTCGTTCTTTCAGGGCGCTCTATTTCTCATCGTCGTGACCGTTCTGCCGCAGGGTGTCGTCGGTTGGGTCCGAGACACGGGGTGGACGGAGTTGCGATCGCGAATCACTGGCTCGCGGCGCCTCATTGCTTATCCCGAAGTGGACGCCAATCCAGTTGTGCAGAAGGAACGTGAAGAGGTCGGATAG
- a CDS encoding helix-turn-helix domain-containing protein, producing the protein MSGVTHVEIRESTEELQALLRAEKQPSAKERLRALYLIRAEQFTVSAAARVLGKHRGTLQRWLARYHQGGLPQMLARSASPGRPRVIPDWAVRCLQKQLLDPEGGFER; encoded by the coding sequence ATGAGTGGCGTCACCCACGTTGAAATTCGCGAGAGTACCGAGGAACTCCAGGCACTGCTGCGCGCGGAGAAGCAGCCGTCAGCGAAAGAGCGCTTGCGAGCGCTCTACCTGATTCGAGCCGAGCAGTTCACGGTCTCGGCTGCAGCGCGGGTGCTGGGCAAACATCGAGGCACGCTCCAACGCTGGCTGGCCCGTTATCACCAGGGCGGTCTGCCACAAATGCTGGCGCGCTCTGCTAGCCCCGGTCGTCCGCGTGTCATCCCCGATTGGGCGGTGCGCTGCCTCCAGAAGCAACTCCTGGACCCAGAGGGCGGGTTCGAGCGCTAA
- a CDS encoding carbon-nitrogen hydrolase family protein, which translates to MKKIAVIQEAPYVLDKKNTIKKAAEIIESVSEQGAELIVFPEAFIPGYPAWIWRLRPGGDWGISEELHVRLLKNAIDLSSNDLEPMLDAAKEKCVTVVCGINERDNANSQSTIYNSVITIDTQGRVVNHHRKLMPTNPERMIWGFGDGHGLNVIDTPVGKIGSLICWENYMPLARYSLYSQGIEIYIAPTYDSGEAWTGTMQHIARESKCWVLSCGVALERKDLPKDFPDIDRLYPANENWINPGDSLVVSPSGKIVSGPLSKEKGYIVLDIDVEIAATSKRSLDVAGHYSRPDVFNLQVNKSRQSPTHFKN; encoded by the coding sequence ATGAAGAAGATTGCAGTCATTCAAGAAGCCCCCTATGTTCTAGACAAAAAGAATACCATAAAGAAAGCAGCAGAGATTATTGAATCCGTATCAGAACAAGGTGCGGAACTTATAGTCTTTCCAGAAGCGTTCATCCCTGGATATCCCGCATGGATATGGCGACTAAGACCAGGTGGTGACTGGGGAATCAGTGAAGAGCTTCATGTTCGGCTACTTAAAAATGCAATTGACCTATCATCAAACGATCTCGAACCAATGCTCGATGCAGCCAAAGAAAAATGCGTCACAGTAGTTTGTGGGATTAACGAACGGGATAATGCGAACAGCCAATCTACAATTTATAACTCGGTGATAACAATTGATACTCAAGGCCGAGTTGTTAATCATCATCGTAAACTTATGCCAACCAACCCCGAACGCATGATATGGGGGTTTGGAGATGGGCATGGTTTAAATGTGATTGATACTCCTGTAGGAAAGATTGGCAGCCTCATATGCTGGGAAAATTACATGCCTCTAGCAAGGTACTCTCTATATTCACAAGGGATAGAAATATATATAGCGCCAACCTATGATAGTGGGGAGGCATGGACCGGGACCATGCAACATATTGCAAGAGAGAGCAAGTGTTGGGTTTTGTCTTGTGGTGTAGCCTTGGAAAGAAAAGATCTACCCAAGGACTTTCCTGATATAGACAGACTTTACCCCGCCAATGAAAACTGGATTAATCCAGGAGATTCTCTTGTTGTATCACCAAGTGGAAAAATTGTTTCCGGTCCCCTATCTAAAGAAAAAGGATACATTGTTTTAGATATAGATGTTGAAATAGCAGCCACTTCAAAGCGGTCTCTGGATGTGGCGGGGCATTATTCAAGGCCAGATGTATTTAATTTACAGGTAAATAAATCTCGGCAATCACCTACGCACTTCAAAAATTAG